In the genome of Cupriavidus malaysiensis, one region contains:
- a CDS encoding aldehyde dehydrogenase, translated as MQDIQMLIGGAMRAAANGATFARRNPLDQSVATRAPAATPEDAVAAVEAAAQAFPAWAALGPGERRALLMRAAKALEARAEDFTAAMAAETGASAIWAGFNVHLAAGMLLEAAALTTQIAGEVIPSDVPGSLAMAVRQPAGVVLGIAPWNAPVILAVRAIATPLACGNTVVLKGSELCPATHGLIIEALQEAGLPPGVVNFVTNAPADAGAVVEAMVAHPALRRVNFTGSTRVGRLIAQTCAKYLKPVVLELGGKAPMVILDDADLDAAVAAAAFGAFANSGQICMSTERIVVDEAVADAFVARFAAKARSLPLGDPRQGPVVLGSVVDLATVERCNALIDDALAQGATLVCGGKADSTLMPATVLDHVTPSMRIFREESFAPVKAVVRVKGVEAAIATANDNEFGLSSAVFGRDIARAWQVAARIEAGICHINGPTVHDEAQMPFGGMKHSGYGRFGGKAGIDAFTELRWVTVQTAPRHYPF; from the coding sequence ATGCAGGATATCCAGATGCTGATCGGCGGCGCCATGCGCGCGGCCGCCAACGGCGCCACCTTCGCGCGGCGCAATCCGCTCGACCAGAGCGTGGCCACGCGCGCGCCCGCCGCCACGCCCGAGGACGCGGTGGCGGCGGTCGAGGCTGCCGCGCAGGCGTTCCCGGCCTGGGCCGCGCTGGGCCCGGGCGAGCGGCGCGCGCTGCTGATGCGCGCCGCCAAGGCGCTGGAAGCGCGCGCCGAGGACTTCACCGCCGCCATGGCGGCCGAGACCGGCGCGTCCGCCATCTGGGCCGGCTTCAATGTGCACCTGGCCGCCGGCATGCTGCTGGAGGCCGCCGCCCTGACCACGCAGATCGCCGGCGAGGTGATTCCCTCCGACGTGCCCGGCAGCCTGGCCATGGCAGTGCGCCAGCCGGCCGGCGTGGTCCTCGGCATCGCGCCGTGGAACGCGCCGGTGATCCTCGCCGTGCGCGCCATCGCCACCCCGCTGGCCTGCGGCAATACCGTGGTGCTGAAAGGCTCGGAGCTGTGCCCGGCCACCCACGGGCTGATCATCGAAGCGCTGCAGGAGGCGGGCCTGCCGCCCGGCGTGGTCAACTTCGTCACCAACGCGCCGGCCGACGCCGGCGCCGTGGTCGAGGCCATGGTGGCCCACCCGGCGCTGCGCCGCGTCAACTTCACCGGCTCCACGCGCGTGGGCCGGCTGATCGCGCAGACCTGCGCCAAGTACTTGAAGCCGGTCGTGCTGGAACTGGGCGGCAAGGCGCCGATGGTGATCCTCGACGACGCCGACCTCGATGCCGCGGTGGCCGCGGCGGCCTTCGGCGCCTTCGCCAATTCCGGGCAGATCTGCATGTCCACCGAGCGCATCGTGGTCGATGAGGCGGTGGCCGATGCGTTTGTCGCCAGGTTCGCCGCCAAGGCGCGCAGCCTGCCGCTGGGCGACCCGCGCCAGGGCCCGGTGGTACTGGGCTCGGTGGTGGACCTGGCCACGGTGGAGCGCTGCAATGCCCTGATCGACGACGCGCTGGCGCAGGGCGCCACGCTGGTGTGCGGCGGCAAGGCCGACAGCACGCTGATGCCGGCCACCGTGCTCGACCATGTCACGCCGTCGATGCGGATCTTCCGCGAGGAGTCCTTCGCGCCGGTCAAGGCGGTGGTGCGCGTCAAGGGGGTGGAGGCCGCCATCGCCACGGCCAACGACAACGAGTTCGGCCTCTCCTCGGCCGTGTTCGGCCGCGATATCGCACGCGCCTGGCAGGTGGCGGCGCGCATCGAGGCGGGCATCTGCCATATCAACGGCCCCACCGTGCATGACGAAGCGCAGATGCCGTTCGGCGGCATGAAGCACTCCGGCTACGGCCGCTTCGGCGGCAAGGCCGGCATCGATGCCTTCACCGAACTGCGCTGGGTGACGGTGCAGACGGCGCCGCGCCACTACCCGTTCTGA
- a CDS encoding helix-turn-helix domain-containing protein, whose protein sequence is MQTVTTLTTEPLAPRERAAAWRQWMHEHFGGLQSDLYGAGESTDHADRTDSAGFRGSLCACHAGGVILTRLRADRHRVLRSRALARQSEQPYLKIVAPALGVAEVEQAGRTAQVGAGAWAIYDTTAPYAVSNPLACEHLVVMVPKERIAASGLRLDALMARQVGGAAGISRVALESMRHTFRELPHMSDAAAHGAGEMLLQLVQLSLLELQGVESAPSQRALLLDRIRQAIGAHLRDPGFTPERLAQLLNCSRRHLYNAFSGSGETPAERIQRQRLEGCMRDLRAPQLAGRSITEIALSWGFGNLSHFSRAFRAHTGLSPSEYREHRGSPGQARP, encoded by the coding sequence ATGCAGACCGTCACCACCCTGACCACCGAACCGCTCGCCCCGCGCGAGCGCGCTGCGGCGTGGCGGCAGTGGATGCACGAGCATTTCGGCGGGCTGCAGTCGGATCTCTACGGCGCTGGCGAAAGCACCGATCACGCCGATCGCACAGATAGCGCGGGCTTCCGCGGCAGCCTGTGCGCCTGCCACGCCGGCGGCGTGATCCTCACGCGCCTGCGCGCCGACCGCCACCGCGTGCTGCGCAGCCGCGCCCTGGCCCGCCAGAGCGAGCAGCCTTACCTGAAGATCGTGGCGCCCGCGCTTGGCGTGGCCGAGGTCGAGCAGGCCGGACGCACCGCGCAGGTGGGCGCCGGCGCCTGGGCCATCTATGACACCACGGCGCCCTACGCCGTCTCGAACCCGCTCGCGTGCGAACACCTGGTCGTGATGGTGCCCAAGGAACGCATCGCCGCCTCTGGCCTGCGCCTCGACGCGCTGATGGCGCGCCAGGTCGGCGGCGCGGCCGGGATCTCGCGCGTGGCGCTCGAATCGATGCGCCACACCTTCCGCGAGCTGCCGCACATGAGCGATGCGGCCGCACACGGCGCCGGCGAAATGCTGCTGCAACTGGTGCAGCTGTCGCTGCTGGAACTGCAGGGCGTGGAGAGCGCGCCCAGCCAGCGCGCGCTGCTGCTGGACCGCATCCGCCAGGCCATCGGCGCGCACCTGCGCGACCCGGGTTTCACCCCCGAGCGGCTGGCGCAGCTGCTGAACTGCAGCCGCCGCCACCTGTACAACGCCTTCTCCGGCAGCGGCGAGACGCCCGCCGAGCGCATCCAGCGCCAGCGCCTGGAAGGCTGCATGCGCGACCTGCGCGCCCCGCAGCTGGCGGGCCGCTCGATCACCGAGATCGCGCTGTCCTGGGGCTTCGGCAACCTGTCGCACTTCAGCCGCGCCTTCCGCGCGCACACCGGCCTGAGCCCCAGTGAATACCGCGAACATCGCGGGAGTCCCGGGCAGGCGCGGCCCTGA
- a CDS encoding filamentous hemagglutinin N-terminal domain-containing protein, giving the protein MLGRFAVHRVRRPACRASGFGPPGLAGRPDRRSIADGPVLTKYEEGLEMNKTYSLVWNEAQGGWCVASETARRHGKSGGGKRLAAASLSLLGLAALPAFALPTGEAIVSGQADISRSADGKSMSIQQQTDRLVTNWQDFSVGGGERVAFHQPTNQSIALNRVIGNNGSQIQGQIDANGKVFLVNPNGVVFGAGSQVNVGGLVASTKEISDADFLAGNYRFAGASGQSVENAGTITAAEGGSVALLGARVSNTGVIRAQAGRVALGAGEAFHVNFDGKGLLNLQVEGGAMDAQASNGGLLKADGGEVLMTARAANGLLNAVVNNSGTIEAQGLSARDGKIVLDGGLVKVGGKLNAAGGTVATRGERVQVADDAQVDTRSAAGRTGTWTIESANANVEGADSAIGAQTLSRALGTSNVALSNTSGDLSVNGAVNWSSDHALTLTSQQGDVALQQALTASGAKAGVAVNAAGGIRVDDKLALTGEQAALALNSAQGHRFAQDKASVTLSGRNASFSANGDAYQVIHDVADLRNVDRDLKGRYVLGNAVDGKGAAFRSIGARGAFDGVFDGLGNTISDLSVSNQGSNAVGLFAVNSGHIANLGLDKVSAQAVVPYGWSPASVGTLAGYNTGSISDVKATNVYVGGEGRTFVGGLVGSNWGGSIERAAVMGRVVGGRDAQAVGGLVGENISFMAPGSDDAMIRNSRADVQVVSYSTGNAGGLVGENRGVVDASTVTGTVAALGAGGRIGGLVGSNAGGVVKGSTGFADVEARHIATVGGLVGHNAGRVDASGFNGLVKAGDMARVGGLAGENRGVIHASTAAGRVTAGASNVGGLVGANFASLRELTSSVTVEAGAAGVAGGLVGHNAGKVDASSASGNVMVGRGGIAGGLVGRNAASGEVLASSAGGEVVGGDFATAGGLVGVNDGAIRASSSQASVMAGMMSRAGGLVGANAGTVKASASTGSVTGDFESVIGGLAATNSGTVDGSTASGKVLAMFDSVAGGLVGRNTGSVLGSDAKGSVTVVGSGKVGGLVGLNAGRVSSSSASGDVAGDQRAYVGGLIGENYMGASVEKSSSTGSASGSHSSQVGGLVGFNGGAIASSSSAGTVSGGYYARLGGLAGANFGTIERSTTTTRVAQVPAYAQQYGTLVGLNFGLVKSSSSSGNAAWMPLAGVNYGSIRD; this is encoded by the coding sequence TTGCTCGGCCGCTTCGCGGTGCACCGGGTTCGACGGCCTGCCTGTCGGGCATCGGGGTTCGGGCCGCCCGGCCTTGCCGGACGGCCTGATCGGAGGTCCATCGCAGATGGACCTGTTTTAACGAAGTATGAAGAAGGATTGGAAATGAATAAGACCTATTCGCTGGTATGGAATGAGGCCCAGGGTGGCTGGTGCGTGGCGAGCGAAACCGCGCGCCGGCATGGCAAGTCGGGCGGCGGCAAGCGGCTCGCGGCCGCCTCCCTGTCGCTGCTGGGGCTGGCGGCGCTGCCGGCCTTCGCGCTGCCGACCGGGGAAGCCATCGTGTCGGGGCAGGCGGACATCTCGCGCTCGGCGGACGGCAAGTCGATGTCGATCCAGCAGCAGACCGACCGCCTGGTCACCAACTGGCAGGACTTCAGCGTGGGCGGCGGTGAGCGCGTGGCGTTCCACCAGCCGACCAACCAGTCGATCGCGCTGAACCGCGTGATCGGCAACAACGGCAGCCAGATCCAGGGGCAGATCGACGCTAACGGCAAGGTGTTCCTGGTCAACCCGAACGGCGTGGTGTTCGGCGCGGGTTCGCAGGTGAACGTGGGCGGCCTGGTGGCGTCGACGAAGGAGATCTCGGACGCGGATTTCCTGGCGGGCAACTACCGCTTCGCGGGTGCCTCGGGCCAGTCGGTGGAGAACGCCGGCACGATCACGGCGGCCGAAGGCGGCAGCGTGGCGCTGCTGGGCGCGCGCGTGTCGAACACGGGCGTGATCCGGGCGCAGGCGGGCCGCGTGGCGCTGGGCGCGGGTGAGGCGTTCCACGTGAACTTCGACGGCAAGGGCCTGCTGAACCTGCAGGTGGAAGGCGGCGCGATGGACGCGCAGGCCAGCAACGGCGGCCTGCTGAAGGCGGACGGCGGCGAGGTGCTGATGACGGCGCGCGCGGCCAACGGCCTGCTGAACGCGGTGGTGAACAACAGCGGCACCATCGAAGCGCAGGGCCTGAGCGCGCGTGACGGCAAGATCGTGCTGGACGGCGGCCTGGTGAAGGTCGGCGGCAAGCTGAACGCGGCCGGCGGCACGGTGGCGACGCGCGGCGAGCGCGTGCAGGTGGCGGACGATGCGCAGGTCGATACGCGCAGTGCCGCGGGCCGCACCGGCACGTGGACGATCGAGTCGGCGAACGCGAACGTCGAGGGCGCTGACAGCGCGATCGGTGCGCAGACGCTGTCGCGCGCGCTGGGCACGAGCAATGTGGCGCTGAGCAACACGTCGGGCGACCTGTCGGTGAACGGCGCGGTGAACTGGTCGAGCGACCACGCGCTGACGCTGACGTCGCAGCAGGGCGACGTGGCGCTGCAGCAGGCGCTGACGGCGAGCGGGGCGAAGGCGGGCGTGGCGGTGAACGCGGCCGGCGGCATCCGCGTGGACGACAAGCTGGCGCTGACGGGCGAGCAGGCCGCGCTGGCGCTGAACTCGGCGCAGGGCCACCGCTTCGCGCAGGACAAGGCATCGGTGACGCTGTCGGGCCGCAATGCCTCGTTCTCGGCGAACGGTGACGCCTACCAGGTGATCCACGACGTGGCGGACCTGCGCAACGTGGACCGTGACCTGAAGGGGCGCTACGTGCTGGGCAACGCGGTCGACGGCAAGGGCGCGGCGTTCCGGAGCATCGGCGCGCGCGGCGCCTTCGACGGCGTGTTCGATGGACTTGGCAACACCATCAGCGATCTGTCGGTTTCCAATCAGGGCAGCAATGCCGTCGGTCTCTTCGCCGTCAACTCCGGCCATATCGCCAACCTCGGTCTGGACAAGGTGTCGGCTCAAGCTGTCGTGCCGTACGGCTGGTCGCCGGCCAGCGTCGGCACGCTGGCCGGCTACAACACTGGCAGCATCTCGGATGTGAAGGCGACGAACGTCTATGTGGGAGGCGAGGGGCGCACCTTCGTCGGCGGGCTCGTCGGCAGCAACTGGGGTGGATCGATCGAGCGCGCAGCCGTGATGGGGCGCGTCGTCGGTGGCAGGGATGCGCAGGCCGTCGGAGGCCTGGTCGGTGAGAATATCTCGTTCATGGCGCCGGGCTCCGACGACGCGATGATCCGCAACAGCCGTGCCGACGTGCAGGTCGTCAGTTACTCGACCGGCAACGCAGGCGGGCTGGTCGGGGAAAACCGTGGTGTCGTCGATGCGTCGACGGTCACGGGCACCGTGGCAGCGCTCGGCGCCGGCGGCCGCATCGGTGGACTGGTCGGCAGCAACGCCGGCGGCGTGGTCAAGGGATCGACGGGCTTCGCGGACGTGGAGGCCAGGCACATTGCGACCGTGGGCGGTCTCGTCGGCCACAATGCCGGACGGGTGGATGCATCCGGGTTCAACGGGCTCGTGAAAGCTGGCGACATGGCTCGCGTGGGCGGCCTGGCCGGTGAGAATCGCGGCGTCATCCACGCATCGACGGCAGCCGGCAGGGTGACGGCCGGTGCGTCGAACGTCGGCGGCCTCGTCGGTGCCAATTTCGCGAGCCTGCGCGAGTTGACGTCCAGCGTCACCGTGGAGGCCGGTGCTGCCGGCGTGGCCGGGGGCCTGGTCGGGCATAACGCCGGCAAGGTCGACGCGTCGAGCGCAAGCGGCAACGTCATGGTGGGCAGGGGCGGCATCGCAGGCGGGCTGGTCGGCCGCAATGCGGCGAGCGGCGAAGTGCTCGCTTCGTCGGCTGGCGGCGAGGTGGTCGGGGGTGACTTCGCGACGGCGGGCGGTCTGGTCGGCGTGAACGACGGCGCGATCCGCGCATCGTCGTCGCAGGCCAGCGTGATGGCCGGCATGATGTCGCGGGCCGGCGGGCTGGTCGGTGCCAATGCGGGCACCGTGAAGGCATCGGCGTCGACGGGTTCGGTCACCGGCGATTTCGAGAGCGTCATCGGCGGCCTCGCGGCGACCAATAGCGGCACCGTCGACGGATCGACTGCGTCGGGCAAGGTCCTGGCCATGTTTGACAGCGTCGCCGGCGGGCTCGTCGGCCGCAACACGGGTTCGGTGCTCGGCTCCGATGCGAAGGGCTCGGTCACCGTGGTGGGCTCGGGCAAGGTCGGCGGCCTGGTCGGCTTGAACGCCGGCCGCGTGTCGTCGTCGAGCGCATCCGGTGACGTCGCGGGCGACCAGCGCGCCTATGTCGGCGGTCTGATCGGTGAGAACTACATGGGCGCATCGGTGGAGAAGTCCAGCTCGACCGGTTCGGCGAGCGGAAGCCACAGCAGCCAAGTCGGCGGCCTGGTCGGCTTCAACGGCGGGGCGATCGCATCGTCTTCGTCGGCCGGCACGGTTTCCGGTGGCTACTACGCACGGCTGGGTGGCCTGGCGGGCGCGAATTTCGGCACGATCGAGCGCTCGACGACGACGACCCGCGTCGCGCAGGTGCCGGCTTACGCCCAGCAATATGGCACGCTCGTTGGCTTGAACTTCGGCCTCGTGAAGAGCAGCAGCTCGAGCGGCAATGCCGCGTGGATGCCGCTTGCCGGCGTCAACTACGGCAGCATCCGCGACTGA
- a CDS encoding TolC family protein: protein MIAVAASAHAGSGPLPPDGPCLPPPAKAALTLAQARLDALRCNRDIIAARRGEEASQADIQVASQRPNPVLSLGMANINPHLGVGSGGPRSKTVDSTFRIDQLIETANKGGLREQTARRASAAAGEMLQAVTAQQSTAVEQAFYDAAASQERVAVLTETVALYGRTQQANETRLKAGDVSRADVTKLQLDVLRAQADLRQASADHLRDKAMLAQAIGVPGTLQSNRLVPDWPALDAPAPAVAPDTLERRPDVTAAEARLAAAASARDLARAGRVPDVTIGAQAEHYPVSETNTTGSGNSYGVFISIPLFVRHSFGGEARRAEVDYYAALDDRNRVLLEAQNEIGRLHDQVEAARQSLRQMREAVLPAAESVAASAEFAYNKGASGVLDLLDARRALRQTRLDAVGVQSEFAKALSAYRAALQRSSTPPAEAAGTTSPASLPSQALPSTNSQVSTDAPRP, encoded by the coding sequence CTGATCGCCGTCGCCGCCAGCGCGCACGCGGGCAGCGGGCCCCTGCCGCCGGACGGCCCCTGCCTGCCGCCGCCGGCCAAGGCCGCCCTGACCCTGGCCCAGGCCAGGCTCGACGCCTTGCGCTGCAACCGCGACATCATCGCGGCGCGCCGCGGCGAGGAAGCCAGCCAGGCCGATATCCAGGTGGCTTCGCAGCGGCCCAATCCGGTCTTGAGCCTGGGCATGGCCAACATCAACCCGCACCTCGGGGTCGGCAGCGGCGGCCCGCGCAGCAAGACCGTGGATTCCACCTTCCGCATCGACCAGCTCATCGAGACCGCCAACAAGGGCGGCCTGCGCGAGCAGACCGCCCGGCGCGCCAGCGCCGCCGCCGGCGAGATGCTGCAGGCCGTCACCGCCCAGCAGTCCACGGCGGTGGAGCAGGCCTTCTACGATGCGGCGGCCAGCCAGGAGCGCGTGGCCGTGCTGACGGAAACGGTGGCGCTGTACGGCCGCACCCAGCAGGCCAACGAGACCCGCCTCAAGGCCGGCGACGTGTCGCGCGCCGACGTGACCAAGCTGCAGCTCGACGTGCTGCGCGCGCAGGCCGACCTGCGCCAGGCCAGCGCCGACCACCTGCGCGACAAGGCCATGCTGGCGCAGGCCATCGGCGTGCCCGGCACGCTGCAGAGCAATCGCCTGGTGCCCGACTGGCCCGCGCTGGACGCACCGGCGCCGGCGGTCGCCCCCGACACCCTGGAACGCCGCCCCGACGTCACCGCGGCCGAGGCCCGCCTGGCCGCCGCCGCGTCCGCGCGCGACCTGGCCCGCGCCGGCCGCGTGCCCGATGTCACCATCGGCGCCCAGGCCGAGCACTACCCGGTGTCCGAGACGAATACCACCGGCAGCGGCAACAGCTATGGCGTGTTCATCTCGATCCCGCTGTTCGTGCGCCACAGCTTCGGCGGCGAGGCGCGCCGCGCCGAGGTGGATTACTACGCCGCGCTCGACGATCGCAACCGCGTGCTGCTCGAGGCGCAGAACGAGATCGGGCGCCTGCACGACCAGGTCGAGGCGGCGCGCCAGTCGCTGCGCCAGATGCGCGAGGCGGTGCTGCCGGCCGCCGAGAGCGTGGCCGCCAGCGCCGAGTTCGCCTACAACAAGGGCGCCTCCGGGGTGCTCGACCTGCTCGATGCGCGCCGCGCGCTGCGCCAGACGCGCCTCGACGCGGTCGGCGTGCAGAGCGAGTTCGCCAAGGCGCTGTCGGCCTATCGCGCCGCGCTGCAGCGTTCCAGCACGCCCCCGGCGGAGGCCGCCGGCACCACCAGCCCCGCCAGCCTGCCGAGCCAGGCCCTTCCTTCCACGAATTCCCAGGTCAGTACCGATGCGCCGCGTCCTTGA
- a CDS encoding sulfite exporter TauE/SafE family protein has product MSTYSILPFLALFTLGGLLGAVGGLFGIGGGLIAIPALGLLYGMDQQLAQGTALVMIAPNVLIGFWQYRRRAEIPLRTALLLGMSAVLATYAAARLATALDAALLRRIFAAFLIGLALYFWWRLLPGRAATAQRARLSPRWLPLVGVVGGAFSGFFSVGGGVVAAPALVGLFGQRQAAAQGLALALVTPGALVALAAYAHAGQVDWAAGLPLSLGGMLTISWGVALAHRLPERRLRALFAMCLLAIALVMLVRG; this is encoded by the coding sequence ATGTCCACCTATTCAATACTGCCCTTCCTCGCCCTCTTCACCCTCGGCGGCCTGCTCGGCGCGGTCGGCGGACTGTTCGGCATCGGCGGCGGGCTGATCGCCATCCCGGCGCTGGGGCTGCTGTACGGCATGGACCAGCAGCTGGCGCAGGGCACGGCGCTGGTGATGATCGCGCCCAATGTGCTGATCGGCTTCTGGCAGTACCGGCGGCGCGCCGAGATCCCGCTGCGTACCGCGCTGCTGCTGGGCATGTCGGCCGTGCTCGCCACCTACGCCGCGGCACGCCTGGCCACCGCGCTGGATGCCGCGCTGCTGCGCCGCATCTTCGCCGCCTTCCTGATCGGACTGGCGCTCTACTTCTGGTGGCGCCTGCTGCCGGGGCGCGCCGCCACGGCGCAGCGGGCGCGGCTGTCGCCGCGCTGGCTGCCGCTGGTCGGCGTGGTGGGCGGGGCCTTCTCCGGTTTCTTCAGCGTGGGCGGCGGCGTGGTGGCGGCCCCGGCCCTGGTGGGGCTGTTCGGCCAGCGCCAGGCCGCCGCGCAGGGGCTGGCGCTGGCCTTGGTCACGCCGGGCGCGCTGGTGGCGCTGGCCGCCTACGCGCACGCCGGCCAGGTCGACTGGGCGGCGGGCCTGCCGCTCTCGCTGGGCGGCATGCTGACCATCTCCTGGGGCGTCGCGCTGGCGCACCGGCTCCCCGAGCGGCGCCTGCGCGCGCTGTTCGCCATGTGCCTGCTGGCGATCGCGCTGGTGATGCTGGTGCGCGGCTGA
- a CDS encoding phytoene/squalene synthase family protein: MSDSSRAFLLGPLLKGVSRSFYLTLRVLPHGMRDPVGLAYLLARAADTIADTSLIPPEQRLALLLSLRERVNGAADDGTLVRRLAEEVGAQQAQSDERVLLESLGPALDVLAQLDAGDRQAVRGIVSTLTEGMEFDLRTFPDERSGRIVALQAAAELDTYTYLVAGCVGEFWTRMTYAHLPGTLKDEPAVMLARGVRFGKALQLVNVLRDCGKDLRIGRCYLPQPMLARCGLQPQDLLQPEASRQARPLLQELLRTALAHFRAAIDYTLAIPATALRLRLACLWPILIGLETLELLAANPAWLDPASASKLPRSGVYRILACSLPLAPLDPALRLWFSRLTARIEAQLDD; encoded by the coding sequence ATGTCCGATTCTTCCCGGGCCTTCCTGCTCGGTCCGCTCCTGAAAGGCGTCTCGCGCTCCTTCTACCTGACGCTGCGCGTCCTGCCGCATGGCATGCGCGATCCGGTCGGCCTGGCCTACCTGCTGGCGCGGGCCGCCGATACCATCGCCGACACCTCGCTGATTCCGCCGGAGCAACGGCTGGCCCTGCTGTTGTCGCTGCGCGAGCGGGTCAACGGCGCCGCCGACGACGGCACGCTGGTGCGGCGCCTGGCCGAGGAAGTCGGCGCCCAGCAGGCGCAGTCGGACGAGCGCGTCCTGCTGGAATCGCTGGGACCCGCGCTGGATGTGCTGGCGCAGCTCGATGCCGGCGACCGTCAGGCCGTGCGCGGGATCGTGTCCACACTCACCGAGGGCATGGAATTCGACCTGCGCACCTTTCCCGACGAGCGCTCGGGCCGCATCGTCGCGCTGCAGGCAGCGGCGGAACTCGATACCTACACTTACCTGGTGGCCGGCTGCGTGGGGGAGTTCTGGACCCGGATGACGTACGCTCACCTGCCCGGCACGCTCAAGGACGAACCGGCCGTCATGCTGGCGCGCGGTGTGCGCTTCGGCAAGGCGCTGCAGCTCGTCAACGTGCTGCGCGACTGCGGCAAGGACCTGCGCATCGGGCGCTGCTACCTGCCGCAGCCGATGCTGGCGCGCTGCGGCCTGCAGCCGCAGGACCTGCTGCAGCCGGAGGCGTCGCGGCAAGCCCGGCCCTTGCTGCAGGAGCTGCTGCGTACCGCGCTGGCGCATTTCCGCGCAGCGATCGACTACACGCTGGCCATTCCCGCCACCGCGCTGCGTCTGCGCCTGGCCTGCCTGTGGCCTATCCTGATCGGACTGGAGACCCTGGAGCTGCTGGCCGCCAATCCGGCCTGGCTGGATCCGGCCAGTGCATCCAAGCTGCCGCGCAGCGGCGTCTACCGCATCCTCGCCTGCTCGCTGCCGCTGGCGCCGCTGGATCCGGCCCTGCGCCTCTGGTTTTCCCGCCTGACGGCCCGCATCGAAGCGCAGCTGGACGACTGA
- a CDS encoding collagen-like triple helix repeat-containing protein, translating to MRNPHLLLGITVGTLVLLGGCANGSDGAMGATGPAGTAGTAGSQGTTGATGNAGPQGTTGATGNNGSNGSNGTTGASGATGTTGTTGSTGATGPSGSTGGTGATGGTGATGGSGATGPTGATGSTGATGPSGPSGTTGSTGTTGSTGSTGATGATGPSALNQLGTTIGGVGSAVSNLGQGALAPVTQPVGSVVSQVGGLVGNLSPQSVTTPVTQLTTTVGKAIEPLTSALVSTTQTLGQATGLGAPVNNLLTTVGGAVGQVGNQLTQTNAPIVSTLGGVVSTTGATVASLGGLLNAPTGGTGGTGGTGSNPLAPVTSLLGSLGGTLGGSSGSSSGPLAPVTNLLGGLTGGLQNGGSSGSNPLAPVTNLLSGVAGGSGAGSGSGSGGGTNSPANLLAPVTNLVGGLTSGLSGSGSSGSSSGSTASPLAPVTNLLGGLTGQKKN from the coding sequence GTGCGCAATCCGCATCTCCTGCTCGGCATCACTGTCGGCACCCTGGTCCTGCTCGGCGGCTGCGCCAACGGCAGTGACGGCGCCATGGGCGCAACCGGCCCGGCCGGCACGGCGGGCACCGCCGGCAGCCAGGGCACTACCGGCGCCACCGGCAACGCAGGCCCGCAAGGCACCACCGGGGCCACCGGCAACAATGGCAGCAATGGCAGCAATGGCACCACCGGTGCCTCGGGCGCGACCGGCACCACCGGCACCACGGGTTCGACCGGAGCGACCGGACCGTCGGGCAGCACCGGCGGGACCGGCGCCACCGGTGGCACCGGCGCGACGGGTGGCAGCGGCGCCACCGGACCGACCGGCGCCACGGGGTCCACCGGCGCCACCGGCCCCTCCGGGCCATCGGGCACGACCGGGTCCACCGGCACGACCGGATCCACTGGCTCCACCGGCGCCACGGGCGCCACCGGCCCCTCGGCGCTCAACCAGCTCGGCACCACCATCGGCGGCGTCGGCAGCGCGGTCAGCAACCTGGGCCAGGGCGCGCTGGCGCCGGTCACCCAGCCGGTGGGTTCGGTGGTCAGCCAGGTCGGCGGCCTGGTCGGCAACCTGAGCCCGCAGTCCGTGACCACCCCGGTCACCCAGCTGACCACCACGGTCGGCAAGGCTATCGAGCCCCTCACCTCCGCGCTGGTCAGCACCACCCAGACCCTGGGCCAGGCCACCGGACTGGGTGCGCCGGTCAACAACCTGCTCACCACCGTGGGCGGCGCGGTCGGCCAGGTCGGCAACCAGCTCACCCAGACCAATGCACCGATCGTCTCCACCCTGGGCGGTGTCGTCAGCACCACCGGCGCCACGGTGGCATCGCTCGGCGGCCTGCTCAATGCGCCCACCGGCGGCACCGGTGGTACAGGCGGCACCGGCAGCAATCCCCTGGCACCGGTCACCAGCCTGCTCGGCAGCCTCGGCGGCACGCTCGGCGGGAGCAGCGGCAGCAGCAGCGGTCCGCTGGCGCCGGTCACCAACCTGCTGGGAGGCCTGACCGGCGGACTGCAGAACGGCGGCAGCAGCGGCAGCAATCCGCTCGCCCCCGTCACCAACCTGCTCAGCGGGGTGGCCGGCGGCAGCGGCGCCGGCAGCGGTAGCGGTAGCGGCGGCGGCACCAACAGTCCCGCCAACCTGCTGGCGCCGGTCACCAACCTGGTCGGCGGCCTGACCAGCGGGCTGAGCGGCAGCGGCAGCAGTGGCAGCAGCAGTGGCTCGACCGCCAGCCCGCTGGCGCCGGTCACCAACCTGCTGGGCGGCCTGACCGGCCAGAAGAAGAACTGA